A single region of the Streptomyces sp. ITFR-16 genome encodes:
- a CDS encoding DUF1992 domain-containing protein — protein sequence MTERKPAGVSFESWVDKQIRESEQRGDFSRLPGFGKPLDGLDRPYDETWWIKAKMQREGVSVLPPALALRKEAEDVLAALPGIRTEAEVRRLLTEVNEKIAEAVRRPPPGPLLNLGPFDVEARVREWREARSSS from the coding sequence GTGACCGAGCGCAAGCCCGCGGGTGTCAGCTTCGAGTCGTGGGTCGACAAGCAGATCCGGGAGTCCGAACAGCGGGGCGACTTCTCCCGGCTGCCGGGGTTCGGCAAGCCGCTCGACGGGCTGGACCGCCCGTACGACGAGACGTGGTGGATCAAGGCGAAGATGCAGCGCGAGGGCGTGTCGGTGCTCCCGCCCGCGCTGGCCCTGCGCAAGGAGGCCGAGGACGTCCTCGCCGCCCTGCCCGGGATCCGGACGGAGGCCGAGGTGCGCCGCCTGCTGACCGAGGTCAACGAGAAGATCGCCGAGGCCGTCCGACGGCCGCCGCCGGGACCGCTCCTGAACCTCGGGCCGTTCGACGTCGAGGCCCGGGTGCGGGAGTGGCGCGAGGCGCGCTCCTCGTCCTGA
- a CDS encoding GNAT family N-acetyltransferase has protein sequence MRASVTSTRGRAPRRGVRIRRATARDAKRLTRLVRSSRAYEGPYAPMVDGYRVGPDYIEAHRVFAAVEEESERLLGFYALILDPPELDLMFVADDAQGAGIGRLLVGHLREEARSGGLTGVRIVSHPPSEGFYRSVGAERTGTVRAAPPAVMWDRPELLLDVA, from the coding sequence ATGAGAGCGAGCGTTACGTCCACGCGGGGCCGGGCTCCCCGCCGCGGAGTGCGGATCAGGCGGGCGACGGCCCGGGACGCCAAGCGGCTCACCCGCCTGGTCCGGTCCTCGCGCGCCTATGAGGGGCCGTACGCGCCGATGGTCGACGGCTACCGGGTCGGGCCGGACTACATCGAGGCGCACCGGGTCTTCGCGGCGGTCGAGGAGGAGAGCGAGCGGCTGCTCGGCTTCTACGCGCTGATCCTGGATCCGCCCGAGCTCGACCTCATGTTCGTCGCCGACGACGCCCAGGGCGCGGGGATCGGGCGGCTGCTCGTCGGCCACCTCCGGGAGGAGGCCCGCTCCGGCGGCCTCACCGGCGTGCGCATCGTGTCGCACCCGCCGTCGGAGGGGTTCTACCGCAGTGTGGGCGCCGAGCGGACCGGCACCGTACGCGCCGCGCCGCCGGCGGTGATGTGGGACCGCCCGGAACTGCTGCTCGACGTCGCCTGA
- a CDS encoding VOC family protein, protein MSVELNHTIIHARDNRESAEFLTSILGLEIGAEWGPFIAVTTANGVTLDFATVPAETIALQHYAFLVSEGEFDTAFARIRELGITYWADPRREHPGEINHNDGGRGVYFLDPAGHAMEIITRPYGGFAA, encoded by the coding sequence GTGTCAGTCGAGTTGAATCACACCATCATCCACGCCCGGGACAACCGGGAGTCCGCCGAGTTCCTGACCAGCATCCTGGGGCTGGAGATCGGCGCGGAGTGGGGCCCGTTCATCGCGGTCACCACGGCGAACGGGGTCACCCTGGACTTCGCCACCGTCCCCGCCGAAACGATCGCACTCCAGCACTACGCGTTCCTCGTCTCGGAAGGCGAGTTCGACACGGCGTTCGCCCGCATCCGCGAGCTGGGCATCACGTACTGGGCCGATCCCCGCCGCGAGCACCCGGGCGAGATCAACCACAACGACGGCGGCCGGGGCGTGTACTTCCTCGACCCCGCCGGTCACGCCATGGAGATCATCACCCGCCCGTACGGCGGCTTCGCCGCGTAG
- a CDS encoding VOC family protein has translation MTGSTSGTAPAPAALTGAAAPCWVNLMTLDLESAQAFYGPVMGWTFRPGRLGQEFSVARRGDVPVAGIGAVATAFRVAVAWTPYFAVPDADVAASRIRERSGTVAVGPLALGKGRGALAADRDGAGFGIWERTEPATSPPAPDGHAHAWLRLRTRNAFDAAIFYGGVLDWATGLPGACEVSYEKDEVLVQCGGRQLARISSGAVEAAPDPLVRPHWQVNFPVADVTASVETARKHGGSLVEELTRPEGREATLIDPDGGLFTLTDVYHAPASGPE, from the coding sequence ATGACCGGAAGCACCTCTGGCACGGCGCCCGCGCCCGCGGCCCTCACCGGGGCCGCGGCGCCGTGCTGGGTCAATCTCATGACCCTGGACCTGGAGTCCGCCCAGGCGTTCTACGGCCCCGTGATGGGCTGGACCTTCCGCCCCGGCCGGCTCGGCCAGGAGTTCTCGGTCGCGCGCCGCGGAGACGTACCGGTCGCGGGCATCGGCGCGGTGGCCACAGCCTTTCGCGTGGCCGTGGCCTGGACGCCCTACTTCGCCGTCCCGGACGCCGATGTGGCCGCCTCCCGGATCCGCGAGCGCAGCGGCACCGTGGCGGTCGGCCCCCTGGCCCTGGGCAAGGGGCGCGGGGCGCTGGCCGCCGACCGCGACGGCGCGGGGTTCGGCATCTGGGAGCGGACCGAGCCGGCGACCTCGCCGCCCGCACCGGACGGCCATGCGCACGCCTGGCTGCGGCTGCGCACCCGGAACGCCTTCGACGCGGCGATCTTCTACGGCGGGGTCCTGGACTGGGCGACCGGTCTGCCCGGCGCGTGCGAGGTGTCGTACGAGAAGGACGAGGTCCTCGTGCAGTGCGGCGGGCGTCAGCTGGCCCGGATCAGTTCCGGCGCGGTCGAGGCGGCCCCCGATCCGCTGGTGCGCCCGCACTGGCAGGTCAACTTCCCGGTGGCCGACGTGACCGCCTCGGTCGAGACGGCACGGAAGCACGGCGGTTCGCTCGTCGAGGAGCTGACCCGCCCCGAGGGGCGCGAGGCGACGCTCATCGACCCGGACGGCGGGCTGTTCACCCTCACGGACGTCTACCACGCCCCGGCCTCCGGGCCGGAGTGA
- a CDS encoding DUF6479 family protein yields the protein MDVSDGALNSLAVTLAERGATGVAMAVVGVVLVALLIGAFWLGKRRRDQELPPPRPEEQPVAPEHRSHVEQHDVHHTGGASAGGTDTSHHTDSFPDDGRGLSPYELGEHGNQPLPPDSDERRD from the coding sequence ATGGACGTATCGGATGGAGCCCTGAATTCCCTGGCCGTCACCCTCGCCGAGCGGGGCGCGACCGGTGTCGCGATGGCCGTGGTCGGCGTCGTCCTGGTGGCCCTGCTGATCGGCGCATTCTGGCTGGGCAAGCGGCGGCGCGACCAGGAACTGCCCCCGCCACGGCCCGAGGAACAGCCGGTCGCACCGGAGCACCGCAGCCACGTCGAGCAGCACGACGTCCACCACACCGGCGGTGCGTCCGCCGGCGGGACGGACACCTCCCACCACACGGACAGCTTCCCGGACGACGGCCGGGGCCTGTCGCCCTACGAGCTCGGCGAGCACGGCAATCAGCCCCTTCCCCCCGACAGCGACGAGCGCCGGGACTGA
- a CDS encoding 2Fe-2S iron-sulfur cluster-binding protein: MDPTSLREGGAGEPWATGDRSVLTLHINGDERTLTLDHRTTLLDALRHHLGLSGAKKGCDHGQCGACTVLVDGRRANSCLLLAVAHDGARITTIEGLADGDRLHPLQEAFLDRDALQCGYCTPGQICSAAGVLTEAYEGFPSHATAHDAPVAGPARLDAAEIRERMSGNLCRCGAYPRIVEAIEDVAP; this comes from the coding sequence GTGGACCCGACCAGTCTGCGGGAGGGCGGTGCGGGAGAGCCATGGGCGACCGGCGACCGCTCCGTCCTGACCCTGCACATCAACGGTGACGAGCGGACCCTGACGCTCGACCACCGCACCACCCTGCTGGACGCCCTGCGCCACCACCTGGGCCTGAGCGGCGCGAAGAAGGGCTGCGACCACGGCCAGTGCGGCGCCTGCACCGTCCTGGTCGACGGCCGCCGCGCCAACAGCTGCCTGCTGCTGGCCGTCGCTCACGACGGGGCCCGGATCACCACCATCGAGGGCCTGGCCGACGGCGACCGGCTGCACCCCCTCCAGGAAGCCTTCCTGGACCGCGACGCGCTGCAGTGCGGCTACTGCACCCCCGGCCAGATCTGCTCCGCCGCCGGGGTGCTCACCGAGGCGTACGAGGGCTTCCCCTCCCACGCCACCGCCCACGACGCCCCCGTCGCCGGACCGGCACGGCTGGACGCCGCCGAGATCCGCGAGCGGATGAGCGGCAACCTCTGCCGGTGCGGGGCCTACCCGCGCATCGTCGAGGCGATCGAGGACGTGGCGCCGTGA
- a CDS encoding xanthine dehydrogenase family protein subunit M → MKPFAYLRATSVAEAVRAGAAHPGARFLGGGTNLVDLMKLGVETPGLLVDVSRLPLDRVADAADGGLRIGATVRNSDLAAHPAVRTRYPALSQALLAGASGQLRNVATTGGNLLQRTRCAYFQDTSKPCNKREPGTGCPAREGAHRDLAVIGHSTECVATHPSDMAVALAALDAAVVLHGPDGERTVPVTDFHRLPGENPDADTVVRPGELITEVLLPPLPDGTVSLYRKARDRASYAFALASVAAVLRVRDGRIEHAALAFGGLAHRPWRARAAEEILRGAPAEDATYLRAADAELAGARPLRDNAFKVRLARHLAVDALAALADRP, encoded by the coding sequence GTGAAGCCCTTCGCCTACCTCCGTGCCACGTCCGTCGCCGAAGCGGTCCGCGCGGGAGCGGCCCACCCGGGAGCCAGGTTCCTGGGCGGCGGCACCAACCTGGTGGACCTGATGAAGCTCGGGGTGGAGACGCCCGGCCTGCTCGTCGACGTCAGCCGGCTGCCCCTGGACCGGGTGGCGGACGCCGCCGACGGCGGCCTGCGCATCGGGGCGACCGTCCGCAACAGCGACCTGGCCGCCCACCCCGCCGTGCGCACCCGCTACCCCGCCCTGTCCCAGGCCCTGCTGGCCGGCGCGTCCGGGCAGCTGCGCAACGTCGCCACGACCGGCGGCAACCTCCTGCAACGCACCCGCTGCGCGTACTTCCAGGACACCTCGAAACCCTGCAACAAGCGGGAGCCCGGCACCGGCTGCCCCGCCCGCGAGGGCGCCCACCGCGACCTCGCCGTCATCGGCCACTCCACCGAGTGCGTCGCCACCCACCCCTCGGACATGGCCGTCGCGCTCGCCGCCCTCGACGCGGCGGTCGTACTGCACGGCCCCGACGGCGAACGCACCGTCCCCGTGACCGACTTCCACCGGCTGCCCGGCGAGAACCCCGACGCGGACACCGTCGTCCGGCCGGGCGAACTGATCACCGAGGTGCTGCTGCCGCCGCTGCCCGACGGCACCGTCTCCCTGTACCGCAAGGCCCGCGACCGGGCGTCGTACGCCTTCGCGCTGGCCTCCGTGGCCGCCGTCCTGCGGGTGCGCGACGGCCGGATCGAGCACGCCGCGCTGGCCTTCGGCGGACTCGCCCACCGGCCCTGGCGGGCCCGCGCCGCCGAGGAGATCCTGCGCGGCGCCCCCGCCGAGGACGCCACCTACCTGCGGGCGGCGGACGCCGAACTCGCCGGGGCACGCCCCCTGCGCGACAACGCGTTCAAGGTCCGGCTGGCCCGCCATCTGGCCGTGGACGCGCTCGCCGCACTCGCCGACCGCCCCTGA
- a CDS encoding xanthine dehydrogenase family protein molybdopterin-binding subunit, whose product MSHTLPSLGAPVVRREGRDKVTGAARYAAERHLPGCLYAWPVPATVPRGRVTAVRTVDALALPGVHCVLTHENAPRTQEPDDPILAVLQNDRVPHRGWHIALVVADTLESARAGAGALHITYETEPHDVVLSEDHPGLYTPQNANGGYPAVSERGDFDRAFADAPVRVDATYTLGALHNHPMEPHATTAHWAPDGHLTVYDSSQGATAVRDSLAALFGLPPGQVSVVSEHVGGGFGSKGTPRPQTVLAAMAALHTGRPVELALPRRQMAAVVGHRAPTVQRVRLGAEPDGTLTSVAQEVITQTSTVKEFVEQAAVPARVMYGSPHSRTVHRVTALDVPSPSWMRAPGEAPGMYALESALDELAAETGIDPVELRLRNDPAAEPESGKPFSSRNLAACLREGAARFGWHDRDPRPAQRREGPLLIGTGVAAATYPVYVSASHASAHAAPDGSYRIAVNATDIGTGARTVLAQIAAEVLRTPVENVTVDIGDSDLPDAPLAGGSSGTASWGWSVHKAATALVERLGEHGGVLPDGGVTVTADTTEETAAESDYARHAFGAHFAEVAVDTRTGEVRMRRMLGVFAAGRILNSRTARSQFIGGMTMGLGMALTESSTMDPVFGDFAESDLASYHVPACADVTGIEAHWIDEHDPHLNPMGSKGIGEIGIVGAAAAVGNAVRHATGVRLRTLPLTPDRLLPHLP is encoded by the coding sequence ATGAGCCACACCCTCCCGTCACTGGGTGCCCCCGTCGTGCGCCGCGAGGGGCGCGACAAGGTCACCGGCGCCGCGCGCTACGCCGCCGAACGCCACCTGCCCGGCTGTCTGTACGCCTGGCCCGTGCCCGCCACCGTGCCGCGCGGCCGGGTCACGGCCGTCCGGACCGTCGACGCCCTGGCCCTCCCCGGCGTCCACTGCGTCCTGACCCACGAGAACGCCCCGAGGACCCAGGAGCCCGACGACCCGATCCTCGCCGTCCTCCAGAACGACCGCGTCCCGCACCGGGGCTGGCACATCGCGCTCGTCGTCGCCGACACGCTGGAGAGCGCCCGCGCCGGCGCCGGGGCGCTGCACATCACGTACGAGACGGAGCCGCACGACGTCGTGCTGAGCGAGGACCACCCCGGCCTCTACACCCCGCAGAACGCCAACGGCGGCTACCCGGCCGTCAGCGAACGCGGCGACTTCGACCGCGCCTTCGCGGACGCGCCCGTACGCGTCGACGCCACGTACACACTCGGCGCCCTGCACAACCACCCCATGGAGCCGCACGCCACGACCGCGCACTGGGCGCCGGACGGACACCTGACGGTGTACGACTCCAGCCAGGGGGCCACCGCGGTGCGCGACAGCCTGGCCGCACTCTTCGGGCTCCCGCCCGGCCAGGTCAGCGTCGTCTCCGAGCACGTCGGCGGCGGATTCGGCTCCAAGGGCACCCCGCGCCCGCAGACCGTGCTCGCCGCGATGGCGGCGCTGCACACCGGACGCCCCGTCGAACTCGCCCTGCCGCGCCGCCAGATGGCCGCGGTCGTCGGCCACCGGGCGCCCACGGTCCAGCGTGTCAGGCTCGGCGCCGAGCCCGACGGCACCCTCACCTCGGTCGCCCAGGAGGTCATCACCCAGACCTCCACCGTCAAGGAGTTCGTGGAGCAGGCCGCCGTACCCGCCCGCGTCATGTACGGCTCCCCGCACAGCCGCACCGTGCACCGGGTCACCGCCCTGGACGTCCCCAGCCCCTCCTGGATGCGCGCACCGGGCGAGGCGCCCGGCATGTACGCCCTGGAGTCCGCGCTCGACGAACTCGCCGCGGAAACCGGCATCGACCCCGTGGAACTGCGCCTGCGCAACGACCCGGCCGCCGAACCCGAGTCCGGCAAGCCCTTCAGCAGCCGGAACCTGGCCGCCTGTCTGCGCGAGGGCGCCGCCCGCTTCGGCTGGCACGATCGCGACCCACGCCCCGCGCAGCGCCGCGAAGGCCCCCTGCTGATCGGTACGGGCGTCGCCGCCGCGACGTACCCCGTCTATGTCAGTGCCTCGCACGCCTCGGCGCACGCCGCCCCCGACGGCTCGTACCGCATCGCCGTCAACGCCACCGACATCGGCACCGGGGCCCGCACCGTACTCGCCCAGATCGCCGCCGAGGTGCTGCGGACCCCGGTGGAGAACGTCACGGTGGACATCGGCGACAGCGACCTGCCGGACGCCCCGCTGGCCGGCGGCTCCTCGGGGACCGCCTCCTGGGGCTGGTCCGTCCACAAGGCGGCCACCGCCCTCGTGGAGCGGCTCGGCGAGCACGGCGGTGTGCTGCCCGACGGGGGAGTGACGGTGACCGCCGACACCACCGAGGAGACGGCCGCCGAGTCGGACTACGCGCGGCACGCGTTCGGCGCGCACTTCGCCGAGGTCGCCGTCGACACCCGCACCGGCGAGGTCAGGATGCGCCGGATGCTGGGGGTCTTCGCCGCCGGGCGGATCCTCAACTCCCGGACCGCACGCTCCCAGTTCATCGGCGGCATGACGATGGGGCTCGGCATGGCGCTGACCGAGAGCAGCACCATGGACCCGGTCTTCGGCGACTTCGCCGAGAGCGACCTCGCCTCCTACCACGTGCCGGCCTGTGCCGATGTGACCGGCATCGAGGCGCACTGGATCGACGAGCACGACCCGCACCTCAACCCCATGGGCAGCAAGGGCATCGGCGAGATCGGCATCGTCGGCGCCGCCGCGGCGGTCGGCAACGCCGTCCGGCACGCCACCGGGGTCCGGCTGCGCACCCTCCCCCTCACCCCGGACCGGCTGCTGCCCCATCTGCCATGA
- a CDS encoding ATP-binding protein, with protein MTVPLDRHYLVELQVSAERVSQLRRIVAAHLRHWSLELHVRPVCRAVEELLTNVHRHVGDDNHCVVELRWSGRHLTVSVADNGSEMPRLLHEGGGLSRVMALSDSWGTCRTTEGKVVWFTRYAQEPQHIELVPLPPLPGVREFRRPPAAVAELPAEPVRTEAPEPVRTDAPALV; from the coding sequence ATGACCGTTCCACTCGACCGGCACTATCTGGTCGAACTCCAGGTATCGGCAGAGCGTGTGTCCCAGCTGCGACGGATAGTCGCCGCGCATCTGCGCCACTGGAGTCTCGAACTCCACGTACGGCCCGTGTGCCGTGCCGTGGAGGAGCTGCTGACCAATGTCCACCGCCATGTCGGTGACGACAACCACTGCGTCGTCGAACTGCGCTGGTCAGGACGGCACCTCACGGTCTCCGTCGCGGACAACGGCTCCGAGATGCCGCGCCTGCTCCACGAGGGCGGCGGGCTGAGCCGGGTCATGGCCCTCAGCGACAGCTGGGGCACCTGCCGGACCACCGAGGGCAAGGTCGTCTGGTTCACCCGGTACGCCCAGGAGCCGCAGCACATCGAGCTGGTCCCGCTGCCGCCGCTGCCCGGCGTCCGCGAGTTCCGGCGCCCGCCCGCCGCGGTCGCGGAGCTCCCCGCCGAGCCGGTCCGCACCGAGGCCCCCGAGCCGGTCCGTACCGACGCCCCCGCCCTCGTCTGA